One Mycolicibacterium goodii genomic region harbors:
- a CDS encoding nitroreductase family deazaflavin-dependent oxidoreductase — MRRIKPVRPPTGLTLLLFRAPIAMYKARFGWVFGNRILLLHHIGRVTGKDRKVVLEVVEHDPSTGAYTVASGWGTSAAWYRNVLAKPQATIEVGRRTVAVTAVPLSQAEGADIFARYAVRHRILARYLLPRLMGFSVDGSVDDFRAAGEQIPFIRFVARAA, encoded by the coding sequence GTGAGGCGAATCAAGCCGGTGCGGCCACCGACGGGTCTGACCCTGTTGCTCTTTCGCGCCCCGATCGCGATGTACAAAGCCAGATTCGGATGGGTGTTCGGCAACCGAATTCTGCTGTTGCACCACATCGGCCGGGTGACCGGCAAGGACCGCAAGGTGGTGCTCGAAGTCGTCGAGCACGATCCGTCGACCGGGGCCTACACGGTCGCCTCGGGATGGGGCACGTCGGCCGCCTGGTACCGCAACGTGCTCGCCAAACCTCAGGCGACGATCGAGGTGGGGCGCCGCACCGTCGCGGTCACGGCCGTGCCGTTGAGCCAGGCCGAAGGCGCCGACATCTTCGCCCGCTACGCCGTGCGCCACCGGATCCTCGCGCGGTACCTGCTGCCCCGATTGATGGGCTTCTCCGTCGACGGCTCGGTCGACGACTTCCGTGCGGCAGGCGAGCAGATACCGTTCATCCGGTTCGTTGCGCGAGCGGCATGA
- a CDS encoding RraA family protein, producing MLDEFGVRGAIPASRLGPSMPRERIVGNATTVRNVDQSRSAFAAVSDKDWRMAEILALRTASPGDVLVIEGLAEVSNMGGLMASVAKRQGLAGAIVDGGVRDLGRSRSLHFPVWSRDHTPITGKWRSVTTEVNGTVRLCGVQVAAGDLIIADETGICCIPRDLIDSVLERAEQIASSEIGFDALLKADEPVDGLIDYLYGKTD from the coding sequence GTGCTCGACGAGTTTGGCGTTCGTGGTGCCATTCCCGCGTCTCGTCTGGGTCCGTCTATGCCGAGGGAGAGGATTGTCGGAAACGCCACGACGGTGCGGAACGTGGATCAGTCGCGGTCGGCGTTTGCCGCGGTGTCTGATAAGGATTGGCGCATGGCCGAGATCCTCGCGCTGAGGACTGCGAGTCCCGGGGACGTGTTGGTCATCGAAGGTCTTGCCGAGGTGTCGAACATGGGTGGCTTGATGGCGTCGGTGGCCAAGAGGCAGGGTTTGGCGGGTGCGATAGTCGACGGTGGCGTGCGCGATTTGGGACGATCTCGCTCTTTGCACTTTCCTGTGTGGTCGCGCGACCATACTCCGATCACCGGCAAGTGGCGCAGCGTCACCACTGAGGTGAACGGAACGGTCCGGCTGTGCGGTGTTCAGGTGGCCGCCGGCGACCTCATCATCGCCGATGAGACCGGGATTTGCTGTATTCCTCGTGATCTCATCGACTCTGTCCTGGAGCGCGCAGAGCAGATCGCGTCCTCGGAGATCGGTTTCGATGCCCTGCTCAAGGCCGACGAGCCGGTCGACGGCCTTATCGACTACCTGTACGGCAAAACAGACTGA
- a CDS encoding TIGR03557 family F420-dependent LLM class oxidoreductase produces the protein MAKIGYFLSSEQFGPKELVEQAKRAEDAGFDALWISDHFHPWLGEQGQSPFVWGVIGALSEATSLPVSTAVTCPTMRTHPAIIAQAAATAAVQLDGKFVLGVGSGEALNEHILGDPWPSVGVRLEMLEEAVDVIRLLHRGEEVSHHGLHYEVQDARIYTLPSEPVPIYVSGFGPQAVTLAGRIGDGYTLAMPDGELVKTFRDSGGGDKPVQAGTKVNWDADADAALDTAHRLWGNEGLPGQTAQILPRPQDFEALTPLVPKSTIAESIACGPDPDKHAAQVRSYLDADIDEVYVQQIGPDLDGFFSTWARDVLPQLRR, from the coding sequence ATGGCGAAGATCGGATATTTCCTGTCCAGTGAGCAGTTCGGTCCCAAGGAGCTCGTCGAGCAGGCGAAACGGGCCGAGGACGCCGGATTCGACGCCCTATGGATCTCGGACCACTTCCATCCCTGGCTCGGCGAACAGGGGCAGAGCCCGTTCGTCTGGGGAGTGATCGGCGCGCTGTCGGAAGCGACGTCGCTGCCGGTGTCCACCGCCGTGACATGCCCGACGATGCGGACACATCCGGCGATCATCGCTCAGGCCGCCGCGACCGCTGCCGTACAGCTGGACGGCAAGTTCGTCCTGGGAGTGGGCAGCGGCGAAGCACTGAACGAACACATTCTCGGTGACCCGTGGCCATCAGTCGGTGTGCGGCTGGAAATGCTCGAGGAGGCCGTCGACGTCATCCGATTGCTGCACCGGGGCGAAGAGGTCAGCCACCACGGACTCCACTACGAGGTGCAGGACGCACGCATCTACACGTTGCCGAGCGAGCCCGTACCCATCTATGTGTCCGGCTTCGGCCCCCAGGCGGTGACCCTGGCGGGACGCATCGGTGACGGCTACACGCTGGCGATGCCCGATGGCGAGCTCGTGAAGACCTTCCGCGATTCCGGTGGCGGCGACAAACCCGTCCAAGCCGGCACCAAGGTCAACTGGGACGCCGATGCCGACGCCGCGCTCGACACCGCCCACCGGTTGTGGGGAAACGAAGGTCTGCCCGGCCAGACGGCCCAGATCCTGCCGCGTCCACAGGACTTCGAGGCCCTGACGCCGCTGGTCCCCAAGAGCACCATCGCCGAGTCCATCGCATGCGGCCCCGATCCCGACAAGCATGCCGCGCAGGTACGCTCGTATCTCGACGCCGACATCGACGAGGTCTATGTCCAGCAGATCGGCCCGGACCTGGACGGCTTCTTCAGCACCTGGGCCAGGGACGTGCTGCCGCAGTTGCGAAGGTAA
- a CDS encoding LysR family transcriptional regulator — protein MVSLRALESLVAVADHGSITRAAEALHSSQPAVSQQLAALERETRTQLLHREGRGVRLTPAGRAALSDARRALDAAAAAVRSARVVGEGTSGSLRLACAQSLTVTFLAPVIQRWLQNDNPVMFTLRESTSMDVLLQVLDDDEVDVTFAAAPTSVPDRFTVTPVASEEIVLTTTFDHFLSKQPAVRLDQLDGIPIVHFAPENGLVSWLDYSLAEAGVRPDPVMRTAVTASAPQLAATGLGVAITPISAVGEGFPGAVRSFSPRWFRQLVAITPSAPDPLAARFIGELRARGVRVPKEIRQQLATDLTAGDAS, from the coding sequence ATGGTGTCATTGCGGGCGCTGGAGTCCCTGGTGGCAGTGGCTGACCACGGATCGATCACCCGCGCCGCAGAAGCGCTGCATTCGTCGCAGCCCGCAGTCTCCCAACAACTCGCCGCACTCGAACGTGAGACACGCACGCAGTTGCTTCATCGCGAAGGACGCGGAGTGAGGCTCACGCCGGCCGGTCGTGCGGCACTGTCCGATGCCCGGCGGGCACTCGACGCGGCGGCGGCGGCGGTACGCTCGGCGCGCGTCGTCGGGGAAGGTACCAGCGGGTCGTTGCGGCTCGCCTGCGCGCAGAGTCTCACGGTGACGTTCCTTGCCCCGGTGATCCAACGATGGCTCCAGAACGACAACCCAGTGATGTTCACCCTGCGGGAATCGACATCGATGGACGTGCTACTGCAAGTGCTCGATGACGATGAGGTCGACGTGACATTCGCCGCTGCCCCGACATCTGTTCCTGACCGGTTCACCGTCACTCCGGTGGCGTCCGAAGAAATCGTTCTGACAACAACATTCGATCATTTCCTCTCCAAACAGCCCGCGGTGCGACTCGATCAACTCGACGGCATCCCCATCGTTCACTTCGCTCCCGAGAATGGTCTGGTGTCCTGGCTTGATTACTCGCTCGCCGAGGCAGGCGTCCGTCCGGATCCGGTGATGAGAACCGCGGTGACAGCATCCGCCCCCCAGCTTGCCGCTACGGGGCTCGGCGTGGCCATCACGCCGATCAGCGCGGTCGGCGAGGGGTTCCCCGGAGCCGTACGGTCCTTCTCACCCCGTTGGTTCCGCCAGCTCGTTGCCATCACTCCCTCGGCGCCTGACCCACTCGCCGCCCGCTTCATCGGCGAACTGCGTGCGCGCGGCGTGCGCGTACCCAAGGAGATTCGGCAGCAACTCGCCACCGATCTCACGGCAGGAGATGCCTCATGA
- a CDS encoding glycoside hydrolase family 15 protein, with translation MNENVSAPELDPETSIPGNSPYRTDGFVDLRSYAPIGDGRTIALVAEDGSIDWFPLPRLDSIPVFATMLDVSNGGRLELAPDAPFSVTRRYLPNTNVLETTFRTETGSIRVTDAINVGIDGPLPWTELARRVEGIDGEVGMRWLVAPGTCFNTVAPWARATQHGKVLRVGELTLGVSVSDGLNVDVTDQALHGTFTVRAGERRMVGVTASHGEPLMLSSATDIDVDLDRTIEVWQSWAGQFDCAGPWNEAVQRSVLILKLLFQHPSGAIAAAATTSLPERYAGDKNWDYRYAWIRDTAYTLAVLRRFGIRSETHAAVSWLLRSARRHDRRFGVFYRLDGSAPDPIREYEMTGWRGIGPVVTGNRADDQLQLSVFADLFDTVRLYADSGHVLDTETGHLLTGFADRACDAWRQRDAGMWELPRYEHYTSSKIGCWQALRCAVHLAEVGQMPGDPERWAREAERIRDWVHTHCWSDRLGSYEWYPGSGLLDASILLHAGSGFDRGPRMSATIDALTKDLGNGPLLYRFSGAREEGEGAFVACAFWKVSALHHVGRSDEARALLEELLELTNDVGVLPEMIDPADNAFLGNLPQGLSHLGLVGAAMDLTS, from the coding sequence GTGAACGAGAACGTGTCGGCACCCGAACTGGATCCGGAGACCTCGATACCGGGGAACTCCCCGTATCGCACCGACGGCTTCGTCGACCTGCGCAGCTACGCGCCGATCGGAGACGGCCGAACCATCGCGCTTGTCGCCGAGGATGGTTCGATCGACTGGTTCCCGTTACCCCGCCTCGACTCCATCCCGGTGTTCGCGACGATGCTGGACGTCTCGAACGGGGGCCGGCTGGAATTGGCACCGGATGCGCCGTTCTCGGTGACCCGTCGGTACCTGCCGAACACCAATGTGCTGGAGACGACGTTTCGCACCGAGACCGGTTCGATCCGAGTCACCGACGCGATCAACGTGGGCATCGATGGTCCACTGCCATGGACGGAGCTGGCCCGGAGGGTGGAGGGCATCGACGGTGAAGTCGGGATGCGCTGGCTTGTTGCGCCGGGAACATGTTTCAACACCGTCGCGCCGTGGGCCCGAGCCACTCAACACGGAAAGGTGCTGCGGGTCGGTGAGCTGACCCTCGGGGTGTCGGTCTCAGACGGGTTGAATGTCGATGTCACCGATCAGGCGCTGCACGGGACGTTCACCGTTCGCGCCGGTGAGCGGCGAATGGTCGGTGTGACGGCTTCACATGGCGAACCGCTCATGCTTTCCTCGGCGACCGACATCGACGTCGACCTGGACCGCACGATCGAGGTGTGGCAAAGCTGGGCAGGGCAATTCGACTGCGCGGGGCCGTGGAACGAGGCGGTGCAGCGCAGCGTGCTGATCCTCAAGTTGTTGTTCCAGCATCCGAGCGGCGCAATAGCCGCCGCGGCGACGACGTCGTTGCCTGAGCGATATGCCGGCGACAAGAACTGGGATTACCGGTATGCGTGGATCCGCGACACCGCGTACACACTTGCCGTGTTGCGGCGCTTCGGAATTCGATCGGAAACGCATGCCGCGGTGAGTTGGTTGCTGCGTAGTGCACGCAGGCATGATCGCCGGTTCGGGGTGTTCTACCGGCTCGACGGGTCCGCTCCGGACCCCATTCGCGAGTATGAGATGACGGGGTGGCGCGGAATCGGCCCGGTGGTCACCGGCAATCGCGCCGACGACCAACTGCAACTCAGCGTGTTCGCCGATCTCTTCGACACGGTGCGGCTCTACGCCGACAGTGGACATGTGCTCGACACCGAGACCGGTCATCTTCTGACCGGTTTCGCCGACCGGGCGTGCGATGCATGGCGTCAGCGTGACGCCGGCATGTGGGAACTTCCCCGGTACGAGCACTACACCAGTTCGAAGATCGGCTGCTGGCAGGCGTTGCGATGTGCTGTACATCTGGCCGAGGTCGGCCAGATGCCCGGTGACCCGGAACGTTGGGCTCGGGAAGCGGAACGCATTCGCGATTGGGTGCACACCCATTGCTGGTCGGACCGATTGGGCAGCTACGAATGGTATCCCGGCAGCGGTCTGCTCGATGCGTCGATCCTGCTGCACGCCGGCAGCGGCTTCGATCGGGGGCCACGTATGTCGGCGACGATCGACGCCCTGACCAAGGACCTCGGGAACGGGCCGTTGCTCTATCGCTTCAGTGGCGCACGCGAGGAGGGCGAGGGCGCTTTCGTCGCCTGTGCGTTCTGGAAGGTCTCGGCGCTGCACCACGTCGGACGCTCGGACGAGGCCCGAGCGTTGCTGGAGGAGTTGCTCGAGCTGACCAACGATGTGGGTGTGCTGCCCGAGATGATCGACCCGGCGGACAATGCCTTCCTGGGCAATCTGCCGCAGGGCCTGAGCCATCTCGGATTGGTCGGGGCGGCCATGGACCTCACGAGTTGA
- a CDS encoding LLM class F420-dependent oxidoreductase translates to MKIGISTFVNDDTIDAVTLARATEERGFHSLVIAEHSHIPASRESAYPGGGELPAMYYRTLDPFVTLAAAAAVTTTIELFTGVALLIQRDVIHTAKEAASVDLISNGRFVFGVGAGWNLEEMRNHGTEPKTRGRLLDEQIEAIKALWTEEPAEYHGKYIDIESSYMRPKPVQKPHPPIYIGGASEATIKRVIRHDAGWISNPLPVDFLGKFVTQMRDGLGHDVPLAQFGTPADPQYWHAVEDLGFGQVALMLPSVPTDESLRILDDYANQVQNYRG, encoded by the coding sequence ATGAAAATCGGCATCTCGACTTTCGTCAATGACGACACCATCGATGCGGTGACGCTGGCCCGCGCGACGGAGGAGCGCGGCTTCCACTCCCTGGTGATCGCCGAGCACTCACATATCCCGGCCAGCCGTGAGTCGGCTTATCCGGGCGGCGGTGAGCTGCCTGCGATGTACTACCGCACCCTCGACCCGTTCGTCACCCTGGCCGCGGCCGCCGCGGTGACCACGACCATCGAGTTGTTCACAGGCGTGGCCCTGCTGATCCAGCGTGATGTCATCCACACCGCCAAGGAGGCCGCCAGCGTTGACCTCATCTCCAACGGACGGTTCGTCTTCGGCGTGGGCGCCGGGTGGAACCTGGAGGAGATGCGTAACCACGGCACCGAACCGAAGACCCGCGGACGCCTGCTCGACGAACAGATCGAGGCGATCAAGGCGTTGTGGACCGAGGAACCTGCCGAGTATCACGGCAAGTACATCGACATCGAATCGTCGTACATGCGTCCCAAGCCGGTGCAGAAGCCGCATCCGCCGATCTACATCGGCGGCGCGTCCGAGGCGACCATCAAGCGGGTGATCCGCCACGATGCCGGCTGGATCTCCAACCCACTACCTGTGGACTTCTTGGGCAAGTTCGTCACCCAGATGCGCGATGGCCTCGGCCACGACGTTCCGCTCGCACAGTTCGGCACCCCGGCCGATCCGCAGTACTGGCATGCGGTCGAAGACCTCGGTTTCGGTCAGGTCGCCTTGATGCTCCCGTCGGTCCCGACCGACGAATCGCTACGGATCCTCGATGACTATGCAAATCAGGTGCAAAATTACCGCGGTTGA
- a CDS encoding acyl--CoA ligase family protein, with translation MAVFTFASLSPTSLLQRSAQAFPDRLAVVDGELRLTYSDFSQRCDRVTSALAASGVCRGDRVAALCANSHIMLELHQAVPARGAVLVPLNTRLAFEEMQYIIGHSGARMVIATREFADRARDLACDAGIDVVIEGEGYDAWLPDVESPEDQLEVDERDLLAINYTSGTTGRPKGVMYHHRGAYLQAVAMAYHTRLDPATGYLWTLPMFHCNGWCFTWAVGAAGGTHVCLRTIDPAEIWRLLREGGITHFSAAPTVLTMIAEHPAARPLPARVHVDTGGAPPSPVLLARLTPLGFDVTHLYGLTETYGPVAVNVWQPEWDELPPAEAAGLRARQGVGNIIANPLRVVDIDGADVPRDGSTIGEIAVRGNDVMLGYYNDDAATAAATRSGYFLTGDLAVMHPDGYVEIRDRAKDVIISGGENIASIEVEKVIDSHPEVLESAVVGVADEKWGEVPVAFITPRDGSAVTPEELTRFVREHLAGFKVPRTMVFDHLPKTSTGKIQKNVLRARAAQKED, from the coding sequence ATGGCGGTCTTCACCTTCGCTTCGCTCTCGCCGACCAGCCTCCTACAGCGGTCTGCCCAGGCGTTTCCCGATCGTCTCGCCGTCGTCGACGGTGAGCTGAGACTGACCTACTCGGATTTTTCACAGAGATGTGATCGCGTCACCTCGGCACTGGCGGCTTCGGGTGTGTGTCGAGGGGACAGGGTGGCCGCGCTGTGCGCCAACAGCCACATCATGTTGGAACTGCACCAAGCGGTACCGGCACGTGGGGCGGTGCTGGTGCCGCTCAACACGCGGTTGGCCTTCGAGGAGATGCAGTACATCATCGGGCATTCCGGCGCCCGGATGGTGATCGCCACCCGCGAGTTCGCCGACCGTGCCCGTGACCTCGCCTGCGACGCCGGGATCGATGTGGTGATCGAAGGCGAAGGGTACGACGCGTGGCTGCCGGACGTGGAGTCGCCAGAGGATCAGCTCGAGGTCGACGAACGCGATCTGCTCGCCATCAACTACACCTCGGGCACCACCGGCAGGCCCAAAGGCGTGATGTACCACCATCGCGGCGCGTATCTGCAGGCAGTCGCGATGGCCTATCACACGCGTCTGGACCCCGCGACGGGATATCTGTGGACGTTGCCGATGTTCCATTGCAACGGTTGGTGTTTCACGTGGGCGGTCGGCGCGGCCGGCGGCACCCACGTGTGTCTGCGCACGATCGATCCGGCCGAGATCTGGCGGTTGTTGCGGGAAGGCGGCATCACTCATTTCAGCGCTGCGCCAACGGTGTTGACCATGATCGCCGAGCATCCGGCGGCGCGGCCACTGCCTGCGCGGGTGCACGTAGACACGGGCGGTGCCCCGCCGTCACCGGTGTTGCTCGCCCGCCTCACGCCGCTGGGCTTCGACGTCACACACCTCTACGGGTTGACCGAGACGTATGGCCCGGTCGCGGTGAATGTCTGGCAACCGGAGTGGGATGAGCTGCCACCGGCGGAGGCGGCTGGGTTGCGGGCCCGGCAGGGCGTGGGCAACATCATCGCCAACCCCCTGCGGGTCGTGGACATCGACGGTGCCGACGTGCCGCGGGACGGGTCGACGATCGGGGAGATCGCGGTTCGGGGCAACGATGTCATGCTGGGTTATTACAACGACGACGCCGCCACGGCCGCTGCGACGCGGTCCGGATACTTCCTGACCGGTGACCTTGCCGTCATGCATCCCGACGGGTATGTCGAGATTCGGGACCGAGCAAAGGATGTGATCATCTCCGGCGGGGAGAACATCGCGTCGATCGAGGTCGAGAAGGTCATCGACAGCCATCCCGAGGTGCTGGAGTCGGCGGTTGTCGGTGTGGCCGACGAGAAGTGGGGTGAGGTGCCCGTCGCGTTCATCACGCCGCGCGACGGTTCCGCAGTGACGCCCGAGGAACTCACCCGGTTCGTGCGCGAACACCTCGCCGGCTTCAAGGTTCCACGCACGATGGTGTTCGACCATCTGCCGAAGACCTCCACGGGCAAGATCCAGAAAAACGTACTGCGCGCCCGTGCCGCGCAGAAGGAGGACTGA
- a CDS encoding sulfate/molybdate ABC transporter ATP-binding protein, which translates to MSGLQVHARVDTRDAEFDLTVDDGEVVAVLGPNGAGKSTLLGLIAGLLRPDAGRIVVGGTTVVDTSHGTFVPPHSRGVAMLAQDPLLFPHMTVAANVAYAPRCRGHNRSQARSVAQHWLRAVGSADLADRRPSQLSGGQAQRIALARALAAEPKVLLLDEPMSALDVTAAPAMRRLLRDMLTADRRTAVVVTHDLLDALAMANTVIVVENGRIVQKGPVREVLAAPRSAFAARIAGTNLVTGTVTAPGVLETAWNTTISGTGDVPVGTSAVALFTPATVSVHLDAPHASPRNVIAVTIAEMDVHGSTVRIRGADQPDGSAGLSADVTAAAATDLDLAPGRQVYFVVKAHEVAIHPALTP; encoded by the coding sequence GTGAGTGGACTCCAGGTGCACGCGCGCGTCGATACGCGCGATGCGGAATTCGATCTGACGGTCGATGACGGCGAGGTGGTCGCGGTTCTCGGACCGAACGGCGCGGGCAAGTCGACGCTGCTGGGCCTGATCGCCGGGCTGTTGCGCCCCGACGCGGGCCGCATCGTCGTCGGCGGCACCACGGTGGTCGACACGTCCCATGGCACGTTCGTGCCTCCGCACTCCCGTGGTGTGGCGATGCTCGCCCAGGACCCGTTGCTCTTCCCGCACATGACTGTCGCCGCCAACGTCGCCTACGCACCGCGCTGCAGGGGGCACAACAGATCCCAGGCACGATCCGTCGCGCAGCACTGGTTGCGTGCGGTCGGCTCGGCAGATCTCGCCGACCGCAGGCCGTCGCAGTTGTCGGGTGGGCAGGCGCAACGGATCGCGCTCGCCAGGGCACTGGCCGCCGAACCCAAGGTGCTGCTGCTCGACGAACCGATGTCGGCGCTCGACGTCACCGCCGCACCCGCGATGCGTCGACTGCTGCGCGACATGCTCACGGCCGACCGCCGCACCGCCGTCGTCGTCACCCACGATCTGCTGGATGCGTTGGCGATGGCCAACACAGTCATCGTCGTCGAGAACGGCCGCATCGTCCAAAAAGGCCCGGTCCGAGAGGTTCTGGCGGCCCCGCGCAGCGCGTTCGCCGCCCGTATCGCCGGGACCAATCTCGTGACGGGCACGGTCACCGCGCCGGGCGTCCTCGAAACCGCATGGAACACCACCATTTCGGGCACCGGCGACGTACCCGTCGGAACCTCGGCGGTGGCGCTGTTCACCCCGGCCACGGTGTCGGTGCACCTCGATGCGCCCCACGCCAGCCCCCGCAACGTGATCGCCGTGACCATCGCCGAGATGGACGTCCACGGCAGCACGGTCCGCATCCGCGGTGCGGACCAACCCGACGGCAGCGCCGGGCTCAGTGCCGACGTCACCGCGGCCGCCGCCACCGACCTCGACCTCGCTCCCGGACGCCAGGTGTACTTCGTGGTCAAGGCCCACGAGGTCGCGATCCACCCGGCACTCACGCCGTGA
- a CDS encoding DUF3500 domain-containing protein produces MSALDATRPLAVELAAKVTGWLDSLSSEQRARATFAPPGKSEDERLLWFYTPTDHGGLPLVDQRPAQHRLAMQILAAGLSEAGYVTLVTVMGMENVLDRLEGWSMTFERERGRDPGMYYVSVFGTPGDRLWGWRFGGHHVSVNQLIVDGRVVSTTPLFLGADPAAAPLIGGVLQPLASVQDVALDLMRSFDRDQRSRALIHPRAVSDLVGANRSLVSEGNQRLPLPDVFRRRFTDSVVATQLEQVNEAMQSGSGYSAEDDAQVALTGVPKGLPAAAMTATQRDALRILLDLYFTRAAEPIAESYRVRYRGDDQLDALHLAWAGAVAAGEPHYYRVQGPGILIEYDNTQRRANHVHAVWRDPTGDFGVDTLAHHHHTAHGALTERRRNEALGR; encoded by the coding sequence ATGAGTGCCCTCGACGCGACGCGACCTCTCGCCGTCGAGCTGGCCGCAAAAGTCACGGGATGGCTTGACAGTTTGTCCAGCGAGCAACGCGCTCGAGCCACCTTTGCGCCTCCCGGAAAATCGGAGGACGAGCGGTTGCTGTGGTTCTACACCCCGACGGACCACGGCGGTCTCCCGTTGGTCGACCAGCGCCCGGCGCAGCATCGCCTGGCAATGCAGATTCTCGCAGCCGGACTCTCAGAGGCCGGGTACGTCACCCTGGTCACGGTCATGGGAATGGAGAACGTGCTCGACCGCTTGGAAGGGTGGTCGATGACGTTCGAGCGAGAGCGGGGCAGAGACCCCGGCATGTACTACGTAAGCGTCTTCGGAACCCCGGGCGATCGGCTGTGGGGCTGGCGATTCGGCGGCCATCATGTCTCTGTCAATCAATTGATTGTGGACGGGCGTGTCGTGTCCACAACCCCGCTGTTCCTTGGCGCCGACCCGGCCGCTGCACCGTTGATCGGCGGTGTTCTGCAACCGCTGGCCAGTGTGCAGGACGTCGCCCTCGATCTGATGAGATCCTTCGATCGCGACCAGCGGTCGCGTGCGCTGATTCATCCACGGGCAGTCTCGGATCTGGTTGGAGCCAACCGTTCCTTGGTCTCCGAGGGAAATCAGCGGCTTCCCCTGCCCGACGTGTTCCGCCGCCGGTTCACCGACAGCGTCGTGGCAACCCAGCTCGAACAGGTCAACGAAGCGATGCAATCGGGCTCTGGTTACTCGGCGGAAGACGACGCCCAAGTCGCGTTGACCGGGGTGCCGAAAGGTCTGCCGGCGGCCGCCATGACAGCGACGCAGCGGGATGCACTGCGGATCCTGCTCGACCTGTACTTCACCCGGGCGGCCGAACCGATCGCCGAGTCGTACCGGGTCCGGTACCGGGGAGATGACCAATTGGACGCACTGCACCTCGCGTGGGCCGGGGCCGTGGCCGCCGGCGAACCGCACTACTACCGCGTCCAAGGCCCAGGAATTCTGATCGAGTACGACAACACCCAACGCCGGGCCAACCACGTCCATGCGGTCTGGAGAGATCCAACGGGCGACTTCGGAGTCGACACCCTCGCCCATCACCACCACACGGCCCATGGCGCGCTGACGGAACGCCGTCGCAATGAGGCGCTCGGCAGGTAG
- a CDS encoding acyl-CoA dehydrogenase family protein, producing the protein MALTAEEVSIVSTVHEFVEKQVKPVVRELEHANTYPEALIETMKEIGIFGLAIPEPYGFGAVSMPCYVQVAEELARGWMSLAGAMGGHTVVSKLLLQFGTEEQKQRYLPRMATGELRATMALTEPGGGSDLQAMRTVARRDGDEYVINGSKTWISNARRSDLVALLCKTDPEAQPPHKGVSILLVEKAPGFDVSRDLPKLGYKGVESCELNFTDCRVPVASLLGDEEGRGFAQMMKGLEVGRLQVAARATGVARAAFEDALRYAQERESFGKPIWQHQSVGNMLADMGTKLYAARSLLLSAAEKFDSGERCDMEAGMAKLFASETAMQIALDAVRVHGGYGYSTEYDVERYFRDAPLMIVGEGTNEIQRNVIAKQLVARGGLDI; encoded by the coding sequence ATGGCGCTGACGGCCGAAGAGGTGAGCATCGTGAGTACGGTGCACGAGTTTGTGGAAAAGCAGGTCAAGCCCGTGGTCCGGGAGTTGGAGCATGCCAACACCTATCCGGAAGCGCTGATCGAGACCATGAAGGAAATCGGGATCTTCGGGCTCGCGATTCCGGAACCCTACGGGTTCGGCGCCGTGTCGATGCCCTGTTACGTCCAGGTCGCCGAGGAATTGGCGCGGGGCTGGATGAGCCTGGCCGGCGCGATGGGCGGCCACACGGTGGTGTCGAAGCTGCTGTTGCAGTTCGGCACCGAGGAGCAGAAGCAACGTTATCTGCCGCGCATGGCCACCGGTGAACTGCGCGCGACGATGGCCCTCACCGAGCCCGGCGGTGGGTCAGATCTGCAAGCCATGCGCACGGTCGCGCGCCGTGACGGCGACGAGTACGTGATCAACGGCAGCAAGACCTGGATCTCGAACGCGCGCCGCTCGGACCTCGTGGCGTTGCTGTGCAAGACCGATCCGGAAGCGCAGCCGCCCCACAAGGGCGTTTCGATTCTCTTGGTGGAGAAGGCACCTGGATTCGACGTGTCGAGAGATCTGCCGAAGCTGGGCTACAAGGGGGTGGAGAGTTGCGAGCTCAACTTCACCGACTGCCGCGTGCCGGTCGCGTCGCTGCTAGGTGACGAGGAGGGGCGCGGGTTCGCACAGATGATGAAAGGCCTCGAGGTGGGGCGGTTGCAGGTCGCAGCGCGAGCGACAGGCGTCGCGCGAGCGGCGTTCGAGGATGCGCTGCGGTACGCGCAGGAACGCGAGAGCTTCGGCAAGCCGATCTGGCAACACCAATCCGTCGGAAACATGTTGGCGGACATGGGAACCAAGCTGTATGCGGCGCGGTCACTGCTGTTGAGCGCGGCCGAGAAGTTCGATTCGGGGGAGCGCTGCGACATGGAGGCCGGCATGGCCAAGCTGTTCGCTTCCGAGACCGCGATGCAGATCGCGCTCGATGCGGTGCGCGTGCACGGTGGTTATGGCTATTCCACCGAGTACGACGTCGAGCGCTATTTCCGTGATGCGCCGTTGATGATCGTCGGCGAGGGAACCAACGAGATCCAGCGTAATGTGATCGCCAAACAGCTCGTCGCGCGCGGTGGCCTCGACATCTGA